A genomic stretch from Desulfonispora thiosulfatigenes DSM 11270 includes:
- the topA gene encoding type I DNA topoisomerase: protein MSKTLVIVESPAKAKTIGKFLGKNYIVKASLGHIRDLPKSQFGVDVENDFEVKYITIRGKGEILQELRSATKKASKILLAPDPDREGEAIAWHLLHSLKLEQNEKCRIQFNEITKDAIKEAVKKPRQIEMSRVESQQARRVLDRLVGYNLSPLLWRKVKKGLSAGRVQSVAVRLICEREEEITDFVPEEYWSLEAYFNITKDNTIKAKLSKKLGKKIEIKNEEEMNIILKEIKDSKYIVEDVKKKLKNRKPVPPFITSNLQQEAYRKLNFTAKKTMRVAQELYEGIEVGKEGAVGLITYLRSDSVRVSESAQKEAAEYIEQKYGPKYTPEKPPIYKTKSKAQDAHEAIRPTSVLREPSEIKGFLSRDQFKLYDLIWKRFIASQMTEALIEQTSVIINADQYEFRASGSVIVFKGFMEIYIESEDEKQEKEEPLASIDTGQQLKLHQLDPKQHFTQPVARFSEATLIKTLEEKGIGRPSTYAPILSTILSRGYVVKEEKQFYPTELGIVVINLLKEYFKDIINTEFTANLEENLDKVEEGNIYWKDVLRDFYEPFSKRLEVAENAISKIEIRDEVSEEVCDKCGSNFVIKFGRYGKFLACPSFPDCRNTKPLLEEIGTICPLCKKGQVVIRRSKKGRKFFGCSDYPECEFISWDKPTEDICPNCNNYLVERENKQGKRRLCSNKECNYEHKINKEEQN from the coding sequence GTGAGTAAAACATTGGTAATTGTAGAATCACCGGCTAAAGCAAAAACTATTGGAAAGTTTTTAGGGAAAAACTACATAGTTAAAGCATCCCTAGGTCATATTCGTGATTTGCCTAAAAGCCAATTTGGGGTTGATGTTGAAAATGACTTTGAGGTGAAATATATAACAATAAGGGGTAAAGGTGAGATATTACAGGAACTGAGAAGTGCTACAAAAAAGGCAAGTAAAATTTTATTAGCTCCTGACCCTGATAGAGAGGGAGAAGCTATTGCCTGGCATTTATTACATAGTTTAAAGTTAGAACAAAATGAAAAGTGTAGGATTCAGTTTAATGAAATTACAAAAGATGCAATTAAAGAGGCGGTAAAAAAACCACGCCAAATTGAGATGAGTAGGGTAGAATCACAGCAAGCCCGTAGAGTCTTAGATCGTCTAGTTGGTTATAATTTAAGTCCTTTGTTATGGAGAAAAGTAAAAAAAGGTTTAAGTGCAGGTCGCGTGCAATCAGTTGCAGTAAGATTAATTTGTGAGCGGGAAGAAGAAATTACTGATTTTGTGCCTGAAGAATATTGGTCCTTAGAAGCATATTTTAACATAACAAAAGATAATACTATAAAAGCTAAGCTTAGTAAAAAACTAGGTAAAAAAATTGAAATAAAAAATGAAGAAGAAATGAATATCATTTTGAAAGAAATAAAAGACTCTAAATATATTGTTGAAGACGTTAAAAAGAAATTAAAAAATAGAAAACCAGTACCTCCTTTTATCACGAGTAATTTACAACAAGAAGCTTATCGTAAACTTAATTTCACAGCTAAAAAGACAATGCGGGTAGCCCAAGAATTATATGAAGGTATTGAAGTAGGAAAAGAAGGGGCTGTAGGTTTAATTACCTATCTTAGATCTGACTCAGTTAGAGTTTCAGAAAGTGCTCAAAAAGAAGCAGCTGAGTATATAGAACAAAAGTACGGACCCAAATATACACCAGAAAAGCCACCTATTTACAAAACTAAAAGTAAAGCTCAAGATGCCCATGAGGCTATTAGGCCTACTTCTGTTTTAAGAGAACCTAGTGAAATAAAAGGCTTTTTAAGTAGAGATCAGTTTAAACTTTATGACTTGATATGGAAGCGTTTTATTGCCAGTCAAATGACGGAGGCTCTAATAGAACAAACTTCAGTAATTATTAATGCTGATCAGTACGAATTCCGGGCTTCAGGATCAGTAATTGTTTTTAAAGGGTTTATGGAAATATATATTGAATCCGAAGATGAAAAACAGGAAAAGGAAGAGCCTTTAGCATCAATTGATACTGGACAACAATTAAAACTACATCAACTTGATCCAAAACAACATTTTACACAACCAGTTGCTAGATTTTCAGAAGCTACATTAATTAAGACTTTAGAGGAAAAAGGAATTGGTAGACCTAGTACTTATGCGCCAATATTAAGCACTATTCTTTCACGGGGGTATGTTGTAAAGGAAGAAAAACAATTTTATCCTACTGAGTTAGGTATAGTTGTAATTAACCTTTTAAAAGAATATTTTAAAGATATAATAAACACAGAATTCACAGCTAATTTAGAGGAAAATTTAGATAAAGTAGAAGAAGGTAATATTTATTGGAAAGATGTATTGAGGGATTTTTACGAACCCTTTAGCAAACGTTTAGAAGTAGCTGAAAATGCAATTAGTAAGATTGAAATCAGAGATGAAGTTTCAGAAGAAGTTTGTGATAAATGTGGTAGTAATTTTGTAATCAAGTTTGGAAGATATGGAAAGTTTTTAGCATGCCCAAGTTTTCCTGATTGTAGAAATACTAAACCTTTACTTGAAGAAATCGGAACTATTTGCCCTCTTTGTAAAAAAGGACAGGTTGTAATTAGGAGAAGTAAAAAAGGAAGAAAGTTTTTTGGGTGTAGTGATTATCCTGAATGTGAATTTATTAGCTGGGACAAACCAACAGAAGATATTTGTCCAAACTGTAA